A portion of the Lolium rigidum isolate FL_2022 chromosome 1, APGP_CSIRO_Lrig_0.1, whole genome shotgun sequence genome contains these proteins:
- the LOC124685217 gene encoding polyadenylate-binding protein-interacting protein 7-like, protein MTSLNKVAPNNGDARAMLPNKVTALNPNAAEFVPSCAIRPSFGGNADSDVSKSEVTGSSGKTVLDRSESSKSNNSDDEAHQFWRKQLPDDIIPDFTSFEKIESEPEDLSLAGLSLNAPPFYGTKASRLSREHQDLSSASKILEHGHPNLLYDDNSQATFSTVGSSNWEQNYVGDLHFANENQDLHYDSDSFASEYVAASDGLFDPLEYLASQFPGFSAESLGELYYANGCDFNHTIEILTQLEMQVDPISNQTMNMAPSAPNFSTGDFPALPTVEDQNGFSKGNLDILGIFSGRNSNTIPSGTGDFVSAVRKLASQNSGHGKFKKCPDYSNGVSTVSVPKQYNFGTKASSGNKYQSYSSARAAPWLDTGDAVANMYSESREEARDFARVRNACFEQARQAYLVGNKALAKELSIKGQTYNSQMKAAHEKAREAIYRQRNPGSLQRGSDRLIDLHGLHVSEAIHILKVELGSLRGAARASGERMQVMICVGTGHHTKGSRTARLPIAVEQFLLDEGLHYTQPQPGLLRVAVY, encoded by the exons ATGACTTCTCTGAATAAAGTTGCTCCAAATAACGGAGACGCAAGGGCAATGTTACCAAATAAAGTCACCGCATTAAATCCCAATGCGGCAGAATTTGTCCCTTCATGTGCTATTAGACCATCATTTGGCGGTAACGCAGATTCAGATGTATCTAAATCTGAAGTTACGGGGTCCTCTGGAAAAACAGTCCTAGATAGGTCCGAGTCGTCCAAGTCTAACAACTCGGACGACGAGGCGCACCAGTTCTGGCGTAAGCAGCTTCCAGATGATATCATTCCAGACTTCACTTCGTTCGAGAAAATCGAATCTGAACCTGAGGACCTGTCCCTTGCTGGATTATCCTTGAACGCACCTCCGTTCTATGGGACAAAAGCTAGCCGCTTGTCAAGAGAACACCAGGACTTGTCTTCAGCTAGCAAAATCCTGGAACATGGGCATCCCAATTTGCTCTATGACGATAATTCACAGGCAACCTTCTCAACTGTTGGTTCGAGCAACTGGGAGCAGAATTATGTGGGTGATCTCCATTTTGCTAATGAGAATCAGGACCTTCATTATGATTCTGACAGTTTTGCTAGTGAGTATGTTGCTGCATCAGATGGCCTTTTTGACCCACTAGAGTATTTAGCGTCCCAGTTTCCTGGATTCTCAGCAGAGAGTCTTGGGGAGCTGTACTATGCAAATGGATGTGATTTCAACCATACTATTGAAATCCTTACCCAGCTAGAG ATGCAAGTGGATCCAATCTCCAACCAGACTATGAATATGGCCCCCAGTGCACCAAACTTTAGCACAGGGGACTTCCCTGCTCTGCCAACAGTTGAGGATCAAAACGGTTTCTCCAAGGGAAATTTGGATATCCTTGGCATCTTCAGTGGACGCAATTCAAACACCATACCTAGTGGTACTGGTGATTTTGTTTCAGCTGTTCGTAAACTTGCATCGCAGAATTCTGGCCATGGGAAGTTTAAGAAATGTCCTGATTATAGCAATGGTGTTTCAACCGTTTCTGTACCCAAGCAGTACAATTTTGGCACTAAAGCATCTTCTGGGAACAAGTATCAAAGTTATAGCAGTGCACGTGCAGCTCCATGGCTTGATACTGGTGATGCAGTTG CAAATATGTATTCAGAATCCAGGGAAGAAGCTCGTGATTTTGCCCGTGTCCGAAATGCATGCTTTGAGCAG GCTAGACAAGCTTACCTAGTCGGCAACAAAGCTCTGGCCAAGGAACTAAGCATCAAAGGACAGACGTATAACTCACAGatgaaagcagctcatgagaaagCTAGAGAAGCTATTTATCGACAGAG GAACCCTGGTTCTTTGCAACGGGGGAGTGACCGTCTGATTGATTTGCATGGCCTCCATGTAAGCGAAGCAATTCATATCCTGAAGGTTGAGCTAGGTTCCCTGAGGGGTGCTGCTAGGGCTTCGGGGGAGAGGATGCAGGTCATGATATGCGTCGGAACAGGCCACCATACCAAGGGTTCTCGCACCGCAAGGTTGCCTATTGCTGTGGAGCAGTTCCTTCTGGACGAAGGCCTGCATTACACGCAACCACAGCCCGGTCTGCTTCGTGTTGCTGTGTACTAA